The Kineococcus mangrovi genome includes a window with the following:
- a CDS encoding 3-oxoacid CoA-transferase subunit B translates to MNLERTVEHTDRGPLSKDELAARVARDIPDGAYVNLGIGRPTLVADHLTPESGVVLHTENGMLGMGRAAVGDEIDPDLVNAGKIPVVETPGASYFHHADSFAMMRGGHLDVCVLGAYQVAVNGDLANWHTGAPDAIPAVGGAMDLATGAKAVFVVMPLLGRDSSPKLVPTCTYPLTGVRCVSRIYSEDAVVSLAGGEAVVEETWGTTVAELRERLPGLVLRER, encoded by the coding sequence GTGAACCTCGAACGCACCGTCGAGCACACCGACCGCGGGCCGCTGTCGAAGGACGAGCTCGCCGCGCGCGTGGCCCGGGACATCCCCGACGGCGCGTACGTGAACCTCGGCATCGGCCGGCCGACCCTCGTCGCCGACCACCTGACCCCGGAGTCCGGGGTCGTCCTGCACACCGAGAACGGGATGCTCGGCATGGGCCGGGCGGCCGTCGGGGACGAGATCGACCCCGACCTCGTCAACGCCGGGAAGATCCCCGTGGTCGAGACCCCGGGGGCCTCGTACTTCCACCACGCCGACAGCTTCGCCATGATGCGCGGCGGTCACCTCGACGTCTGCGTCCTCGGCGCCTACCAGGTCGCCGTCAACGGCGACCTCGCCAACTGGCACACCGGCGCCCCCGACGCGATCCCGGCGGTCGGCGGGGCGATGGACCTGGCGACGGGGGCGAAGGCCGTGTTCGTCGTCATGCCGCTGCTCGGGCGCGACAGCTCCCCCAAGCTCGTCCCGACCTGCACCTACCCCCTCACCGGGGTGCGGTGCGTGTCACGGATCTACAGCGAGGACGCCGTCGTGTCCCTGGCCGGCGGTGAGGCCGTCGTGGAGGAGACGTGGGGGACGACCGTCGCCGAGCTGCGCGAGCGGCTGCCCGGCCTGGTGCTGCGGGAGCGCTGA
- a CDS encoding 3-oxoacid CoA-transferase subunit A, producing the protein MSRTRFLDDADAAVAGVVDGSTVLIGGFGAAGQPVELIDALLRQGARDLTVVNNNAGNGDVGLAALLAAGRVRKIVCSFPRQSDSWVFDELYRAGRIELELVPQGTLAERLRAAGAGIGAFYCPTGAGTPLAEGKETRVIDGREHLLEFPIHGDVALVKAHLADEFGNLVYRKTARNFGPVMAAAARTSVVQVSDVVPTGGLDPEVVVTPAIHVDRVVRVGVAA; encoded by the coding sequence TTGAGCCGCACCCGGTTCCTCGACGACGCCGACGCGGCGGTCGCCGGTGTGGTCGACGGGTCCACCGTCCTCATCGGGGGGTTCGGTGCGGCCGGGCAACCCGTCGAACTCATCGACGCCCTGCTGCGGCAGGGCGCGAGGGACCTCACGGTCGTCAACAACAACGCCGGGAACGGGGACGTCGGCCTCGCCGCCCTGCTGGCGGCCGGGCGCGTGCGCAAGATCGTCTGCTCGTTCCCGCGGCAGAGCGACTCGTGGGTCTTCGACGAGCTGTACCGGGCCGGCCGGATCGAACTGGAACTGGTGCCGCAGGGCACGCTGGCCGAACGGCTGCGGGCCGCCGGGGCCGGCATCGGGGCGTTCTACTGCCCGACCGGCGCCGGCACGCCGCTGGCCGAGGGGAAGGAGACCCGCGTGATCGACGGGCGCGAGCACCTGCTGGAGTTCCCGATCCACGGGGACGTGGCGCTCGTCAAGGCGCACCTCGCCGACGAGTTCGGGAACCTCGTGTACCGCAAGACGGCCCGGAACTTCGGCCCGGTCATGGCGGCGGCCGCGCGCACGAGCGTCGTGCAGGTCTCCGACGTCGTGCCGACCGGTGGGCTGGACCCGGAGGTCGTCGTGACACCGGCGATCCACGTCGACCGCGTCGTGCGCGTGGGGGTGGCGGCGTGA
- a CDS encoding thiolase family protein — MAHPEAFVYDAVRTPFGKFGGALAQTRPDDLAAAVVRATLDRSPQLAAEAVDEVVLGLANGAGEDNRNVARMAVLLAGMPTSVPGSTVNRLCGSGLDALFTGSRALETGDAQVVLTGGVESMSRAPWVLPKPSRAFPAGDVTAVSTTLGWRLVNPRMPTEWTVSLGAANELLQRKFGISRTRQDEFAVRSHERAAAAWADGFYDDLVVPVGGRDGEVTGDEGIRPGTTVERLAGLQPAFDPQGTITAGNASPLSDGASAVLLGTAEAAATIGHDPLARVAGRGTFALDPQDFGFAPVQAGDRALARAGIGWDAVGAVELNEAFAVQSLACVDAWGVDPGIVNTRGGAIALGHPLGASGGRVVGTLAARLRAERVRWGVAAICIGVGQGLAVVLENTDAQEAGVR, encoded by the coding sequence GTGGCTCACCCCGAGGCGTTCGTCTACGACGCCGTCCGCACCCCCTTCGGCAAGTTCGGGGGTGCGCTCGCGCAGACCCGCCCCGACGACCTGGCCGCCGCCGTCGTCCGCGCCACCCTCGACCGTTCCCCGCAGCTGGCCGCCGAGGCCGTCGACGAGGTGGTCCTGGGCCTGGCCAACGGCGCCGGGGAGGACAACCGCAACGTCGCCCGCATGGCCGTCCTGCTCGCCGGGATGCCGACCTCGGTGCCCGGCAGCACCGTCAACCGGCTCTGCGGGTCCGGCCTCGACGCGCTGTTCACCGGCTCCCGCGCCCTGGAGACCGGGGACGCGCAGGTCGTGCTGACCGGCGGCGTGGAGTCGATGTCGCGGGCCCCGTGGGTGCTGCCCAAACCCTCCCGCGCCTTCCCCGCCGGTGACGTCACCGCGGTGTCCACCACGCTCGGCTGGCGGCTGGTGAACCCGCGGATGCCGACGGAGTGGACGGTCAGCCTCGGCGCCGCCAACGAGCTGCTGCAACGGAAGTTCGGCATCTCCCGCACGCGTCAGGACGAGTTCGCGGTCCGCTCGCACGAACGGGCCGCAGCGGCGTGGGCCGACGGGTTCTACGACGACCTCGTCGTCCCGGTCGGGGGCCGCGACGGCGAGGTGACCGGGGACGAGGGGATCCGTCCCGGGACGACGGTCGAACGCCTCGCCGGGCTGCAGCCCGCGTTCGACCCCCAGGGGACCATCACGGCCGGGAACGCCTCGCCGTTGTCCGACGGGGCCTCCGCCGTGCTGCTCGGGACCGCGGAGGCGGCGGCCACGATCGGGCACGACCCGCTGGCCCGCGTCGCCGGCCGCGGGACGTTCGCCCTGGACCCGCAGGACTTCGGGTTCGCCCCCGTCCAGGCGGGCGACCGCGCGCTGGCCCGGGCCGGGATCGGCTGGGACGCCGTGGGGGCCGTGGAGCTCAACGAGGCGTTCGCGGTGCAGTCGCTCGCCTGCGTCGACGCCTGGGGCGTCGACCCCGGGATCGTCAACACCCGCGGCGGGGCGATCGCCCTGGGGCACCCGCTGGGGGCCTCGGGGGGACGGGTCGTGGGGACCCTCGCGGCGCGGCTGCGGGCCGAGCGGGTGCGCTGGGGCGTGGCCGCCATCTGCATCGGCGTCGGGCAGGGGCTCGCCGTCGTCCTGGAGAACACCGACGCGCAGGAGGCGGGAGTCCGTTGA